CTGGATTATCGATATAGTCTGTAGTGTATAGCCAGTAAATTACTCCTGAAAAAAGGAAAGATAAAGTAACCCAAACTAAGGTCCATTTGCTGGCTTCTTTTGTGCTAATAATATGGGGTGTTTTATTAAAGACACCTAAATCTAAAGCAAGAATAAAAATTACAGCAAGTAAAAAGAGTGACCAGACTATCATAATAATTTTTTTTAATGATTTACAAAGATAAGTTTTGATGTTTAACTTAAAAATTAAATTTATCAGAAACTTACTTTTAAAATTAAATAATTTTTGTTATTTGTAAAGTGTTAAGTGTTATAAAGTTATGATGTTTTTTTAGTGTAAAAGTTGTTTCTTGATTAGGAAAGCAGGGATTCTGATATTGTGAAAGTTTACAAAAATTGCCAAACCTGGAAGGTTTAAAAAAAAAACTCATCAAACGAAATCATAAAAAAAAGTGCCAACAATTACGATGGCACTTTTTAGAATATAATTTAAGCTTTGAATTATAGCGCTGATTTAACAGTTTTGATAATTCTAGCAGCAATTTTGTAAGGGTCTCCGTTTGAAGCTGGTCTTCTGTCTTCCAACCATCCTTTCCATCCTTTTTGAACAGTCATTAAAGGAATTCTGATAGAACATCCTCTGTCTGAAACTCCATAAGAGAAATCGTGAATAGAAGCTGTTTCGTGTTTACCAGTTAAACGTTGGTCGTTGTAAGCTCCGTAAACTGCGATGTGCTCAGCAGTAACAGGACGGAAAGCTTCGCAGATTCTTTCGTAAGTTGCTTGGTCTCCACATGTTCTTAAAACTTCGTTAGAGAAGTTAGCGTGCATTCCAGAACCATTCCAGTCTGTATCTCCTAGAGGTTTTGGGTGATATTCAATATAGTAACCATATTTCTCAGTTAAACGGTCTAATAGGTAACGAGCAACCCAGATTTCATCTCCAGCTTTTTTAGCACCTTTAGCAAATAATTGGAATTCCCATTGTCCGCAAGCAACCTCTTGGTTGATTCCTTCAAAGTTGATTCCAGCAGCAATACATAAATCAGCATGCTCTTCAACTAATTTTCTACCGTGTGTGTTTTTTCCACCTACTGAACAGTAGTACATCCCTTGTGGAGCAGGGTATCCTCCAACTGGGAAACCAAGTGGAAGTTGAGTTTTAGTATCCATAATGAAATACTCTTGTTCGAAACCAAACCAAAAATCATCATTATCATCATCAATTGTAGCTCTACCGTTAGAAGGGTGTGGAGTCCCGTCTGCATACATAACTTCAGACATAACTAACCATCCATTGATACGAGTTGGATCTGGATAAATTGCAACAGGAACTAAAAGACAGTCAGAAGAACCACCTTCAGCTTGTTTAGTTGACGAACCATCAAATGACCAGTTTCCAAGTTCTTCTAATGTTCCTTTGAAGTTTTCGTGTTCTTCAACTTTAGTTTTACTTCTAAGATTTTGAGTTGGTTCATATCCATCTAACCAAATGTACTCTAACTTAATTTTAGCCATAATAATATAAATTAATTTTTTTGTTTTTTTTCGTTGGGTCAAATATAGATTTATTTTTTTAGTCCCAAAAATTAGGGGGCTATTTTGTTTTGCGAAGTATAATTTTTTGGATAAGCGCAATTTTGTGAGGGGTATATTTTAAAAAAAGCAATTTTAGTAAGCTTAAAAAAATAAATTCGTAATAATTACGGTTCATTTTTGAATTTATGAGTTAAGAAATTATGAAAAAATGTTTATTTAATCAATAATACCGTACAGTTTTGTTATATTTCTATGATTTGAATTCATTATTCTTTGAAAAAAGCGTTTTATGTTGAAAAATCACTGACTAAAAATCTATAATTTATATTCCAAACAGGCTTATTTATTGTTTATATTTGTTGCTTCTTTTTTAATGAAAATTAGTACGAATTTAAAATATACATAACCATGTCAACATTACGTTTCCAAGCTTTACAACAAGCTTCTAACAGAAAGCCGGTACATTTTGAAGAAATTGGCCGAAAATCAAATCTTTTTGGTGCAAATGTGTTTAATGAAAAAGCAATGAAGCAATATTTAACTTCAGATGCATTTAAAGGAGTAAGAGATGCTATTCAGCATGGTACAAAAATAGACAGAAAGCTTGCCGATTATATTGCTATGGGAATGAAAGAGTGGGCTCTTTCTAAAGGAGTTACTCATTATACACATTGGTTTCAACCATTGACAGGAACAACGGCAGAAAAGCACGATGCTTTTTTTGAAACTTCTTATGACGGAAGCGAATCTGTAGAAAAATTTGGAGGAGCACAATTAGTTCAGCAAGAGCCAGATGCATCTAGTTTTCCTAATGGAGGAATCAGAAATACTTTTGAAGCTAGAGGATATACTGCTTGGGATCCGACTTCTCCTGCTTTTATATATGGTACAACTTTATGTATTCCAACTGTATTTATCGCTTACACAGGCGAAGCTTTAGATAATAAAATACCTTTATTAAGAGCATTGTCTGCAATTGATGAAGCTGCAACAGAGGTTTGTAAATACTTTGACAAAAACGTAAAAAAGGTAACGGCAACATTAGGATGGGAGCAGGAATATTTCTTGATAGATAAAGCACTTGCAAATTCTCGCCCTGACTTAATGATGACGGGAAGAACTTTGTTAGGTCATACTTCTGCAAAAGGCCAACAGTTAGACGATCACTATTTCGGATCTATTCCAACTCGTGCTCTTACTTATATGAGAGATTTAGAGCAAGAATGTATGTTATTGGGTATTCCGGTAAAAACACGTCATAATGAGGTTGCTCCAAATCAGTTTGAGTTAGCACCGATTTTTGAAGAAACGAATTTAGCGGTTGACCACAACTCTTTATTAATGGATGTTATGCAGAAAGTTGCAGAACGTCATGACTTTAAAGTATTATTTCATGAAAAACCATTTAAAGGAGTAAACGGTTCTGGAAAACACAATAACTGGTCGTTGGCTACAGATACGGGAGTTAACTTATTGAGTCCGAGCAAAACGCCAATGAGCAATTTACAGTTTTTGACTTTCTTTATTAATACAATTAAAGCGGTTAACGACAACGAAACTTTATTAAGAGCTTCTATCGCAACAGCAAGTAACGACCATAGGTTAGGAGCAAATGAAGCGCCGCCAGCAATTATGTCGGTATTTATTGGAGCGCAATTGACAAAAGTTTTATCTGAATTAGAAAGCGTAACAACAGGAAAACTTTCGCCAGAAGAAAAAACAGATTTGAAATTAAATGTTGTTGGTAAAATTCCAGACGTATTATTAGACAATACAGACAGAAATAGAACTTCACCTTTTGCTTTTACAGGGAATAAATTTGAGTTTAGAGCTGTTGGATCCAATTCAAACTGTTCGAATGCCATGACAACTCTGAATGCGATTGTAGCAAAACAGTTAATTGATTTTAAAAATGAAGTAGAGAACTTGATTGAAAATAAAGACATGAAAAAAGACGATGCGATCTTTAATGTCTTAAGAGAATATATTAAGCAATCTAAAAAAATCCTTTTTGAAGGAGATGGTTATAGTGAAGCTTGGGAAAAAGAAGCGGCTAAAAGAGGTTTGAGCAACTTTAAAACTACTCCAGAAGCTATTAAAGCTAAGGTTTCTAAACAAGCTTTAGACTTATTTGAACAATTAGGAATCTTTAATCATGTAGAAGCTGAAGCCCGTTACGAAATCGAATTGGAAGAATACACTAAAAAAATCCAAATTGAAGGAAGAGTTTTGGGTGATATTGCTAGAAACCATGTAATTCCAACTGCAATTCGTTACCAAAACACTTTAATTGATAATGTAAAAGGGTTGAAAGAAATTTTTGCAAAAGAGTTTGAGGCCTTAGCCAAAGAACAGATTGTTTTAATTAAAGAAATTTCAGGTCACATTGAAGGAATCAATTCTAAAGTGTTGGCAATGACTAATGAAAGAAAGAAAGCCAATCAATTGACAGATGCTCAAAAAATGGCAGAAGCGTATTGCAATAACGTAAAACCTTATTTTGACGAAATTCGTAATCACTGTGATAAATTGGAATTATTGGTAGATGATGAAAGCTGGACATTGACCAAATACAGAGAATTATTGTTTACTAAATAATAAGAATGTAACAATTTGTTAAAGCCTGTCTCAAAAAGACAGGCTTTTTTTTGAGATTATATTAAAAAAAAGGTTTCCAGAGAACTTTTTTGCTACTTATACCCCCTTAAATGTAAAGAAATTGTAATAAGTATCTTTTTTCCTATGAAAATTTTTAGGCATTGTGGCAGTTCATCGAGATAGTATTACAGTTCATCGAAAAGAGGTTAATATGTTGTAAAATAGGTATTTATACGTGAACCGGTTTTGCAGAAAGTTTTCTAATTTTGGTCGTGAAGTTGAGAAAATAAGATTAAAAATCTATTTCAAATGATGTTCTGAAGCGCCCCCGTTTCCCCCCAAATTGTAAACCTGCAAGTACCTACATAATAATCTGTATTAATAACCAATTAAATATATTTATTATGAAAAAAGTAATTTTAAGCATCTCCGCGATGCTGTTTGTAGGTGTAGCAGCAATTGCTCAGGGAAACACTTCATCAGTAAACCAGGTTGGAAATTCTGACACAGGTATTGTAAATCAAAATGGTCAAACGAATGATTCTAAGATCGACCAATTAGGAAATTCGAACAAATCTGAAGTTTATCAAGGAATTCAGCCAGGAGTTTATAATGCTAAAAATAATGCTGCAGATGTAAAACAAAAAGGGAACAATAATACTGCATTTGCTTCTCAAAGTAACCATGACAACAAAGCTTACCAAACACAAACAGGAGACTGGAATAAAGCAACAATTTGGCAAGATCAAATCGCTCCTCCAGCATCAGCATTAGGAGGATTTGATAAAGCAACTCAAACACAAACAGGAAAAAACAACGAAGCTATTATTGATCAAGGTACAACTGGAAACGAAAAACCAACCGGAGCTCCTTTCAATGCAGCTCAATTGGCAGCTGTTAATTTAGTGAGTGTGCCATTTGCTCCTCATAACACTAACGAAGCTACTCAAACTCAAAACGGAGATGGTAACTATGCTTATGCTACTCAAGGAGGTGTTAAAAACAAATCATGGCAGACACAAAAAGCTCCAGCTGGAACTTCTGTAGCAGATGGTAACAAATCATACCACTATCAATATGGTAATGAAAACAGCGCTACTACATCTCAAGATGGTACTAAGTTGAAAGAAAGCACTTTGCAAATTGGTAACAACAATACTGCAACTGTAACTCAAACTGGTGCTTCTCATAGCAGTGTTGCGTTTTCAAACGGAAACTTGAATACAATTACTGTTACTCAATCAGGAATGTAAGAGTGAAAAGAAAATGTGATAGCCGTATAACGGTTATCACATTTTTTAATTTAAATTATTAAATGATGAAAACTTTCATTTTATACATAATACTTTTGATCTTTTACTGCCCTGTGTTTTATGCTCAGGAAAAAGCAGATGATTCAGAATTTAAAAATTATAGTTCATCGCTTTTTAATTCAAAAGATAAAGCATTTAGTATTGTTTCTAATTTGAATAAAAAAGAACAAAACGAATTAAATTCTCGAATTCCATCTGGCGTGCAAATTCAGCAGATAGGAGATTTTAATAAAGTATATGCAGCTTTAAAATCTAACGATACTAAGGTAGCAGTAGATCAATATGGTGATCGCAACACATTACTGTTAGATAAAAATGCTAAAACCATTACCCAAAGTGTTATTCAGCAAGGAGACAATAACAAGATTACCGATTTTACATTGCATACAAATTACAATGTAAATATGGAAATGATCCAAAAAGGAGATAATCAAAGCATTCAAAACATTGGAACCAATTCACTGTCCAAAAACATGAAAATTACACAGACAGGAAATGGAGCCTCAATTATTCTTATAAATAATTAAAATAACATGCATTTTATAAACAGACATATTACCCTCTTTTTAATGCTCTTTTCATTTATAATGTTTGGACAAGTTCCACAGGATAAATTAAAAGCAAAAATTGAAATAGAGAAAGTAGAGAACAGCATAAAAATTACAGGTACTGCAGAAAACTTAACAGATGTTATTCGCAGTGCAGCTTATCGATTGTCTGTTATAAAAAATAATGATAAAAGTAATAATCAGTCTAATAATGAACAAGTTGGTGTTTTTACCTTACAGCCCAATGAGATTCAGAAATTATCCACCTCTCAAATTAATTTGAACGCAGACGACGAAGTAATTGTTTTACTACTGTTTTATGATGAAAACAAACAAATTGTAGCAAAAGATCGTGTGGTATTAGGTGAAGAAAAAAAAAAGATAATGTAATAGTCCTTCCTACTGATGGATTTGTTTTAAGAGGTATTATCACCGATGATACTAAAACAAAAGCAGGAAAAGATTTTTACGACAGGTATTATTACAAATACAATGAAATAGGGATAAACGCCGAAAAAATAGTAACAATAGGTGAAGAATATAGTTTTGCCAGAAATACTGCAATATCTATAGTGATAGATAATGAGGTTATTTATAATTTTCTAATTAGGCCAGACGACGAATTTTTAGATGCGGTTGCAGAAGAAGCTGTAAACGCAACCTTTACTTATTTGAAAGAAAAAGAAAAAGAACGCAAATATTTCACTCAGTATTAATTTTATTATTAGCGCTATGAAATTTATTTTAACCTTCGCAGTAGTACTCTGCATTTCTCCGTTTATAAACGCTCAGGCATTAGTTTATAAACCAGTCAATCCGGCTTTTGGAGGAGACACCTTTAATTATCAATGGCTTTTAAGCAGTGCAGAAGCACAGAATAAGCAAAAAGATAAGACAGCAGTTCCTACAACACAAACTGATTTAGAACGATTTAAAGCCAATTTAAATTCGCAATTGTTAAGTCAGATCTCTAGCCAACTTTACAAACAGCAATTTGGTACAGATGGTATCAAAGAAGGCTCTTATACTTTTGGGAGTTATTCGGTAGATGTTTTTCCGTCATCAGATGGATTAACACTTAATATTTTGGATACCAATACAGGAGAGCAAACACAAGTAATCATCCCAAATCAATAACATGCGATTACATCACTACTTATTTATTTTATTTGGATTTCTTTTTAATGGCTGCGGCGCTTACTACAATCAACCCACTGGAGTTCAAAAAGCTGTTTTGGGAGAGGGAACGCCTGCGACATCATTACTAAAAGATTTGCCAAAACCTAAGGAACCAGTTGTGGTTGGCGTCTATAAATTTAGAGACCAAACAGGACAATATAAACCTCAGGAAAATGGAAGCAGTTTTAGTACAGCTGTGACCCAGGGAGCCACTTCTATTTTGATAAAAGCGCTGGAGGACTCAAAATGGTTTATACCAATTGAGCGTGAAAATATTGGAAATCTATTGCAGGAGCGAAATCTTATTCGTGCTACTCGTCAAGAATATATAAAAAATGCTGATCCAAATGAACCGCAACTAACCCCTTTATTGTATGCGGGAGTTTTATTAGAAGGAGGAATTGTTTCCTATGATTCTAATATTATTACTGGCGGATTTGGTGCCCGATATTTTGGTGCAGGAGCATCTGTAAAATACCGTCAGGATCGCGTGACTATTTATCTGAGAATGATTTCTACATCAAACGGAAAAATTTTAAAATCTGTTTATATTTCAAAAACCATCTTGTCGCAAGCAATTGACGAAAGCCTTTTTAGATATGTCAATTTTAAAAGACTCCTAGAAGTAGAAACTGGATATACCACAAACGAGCCTGTGCATATGGCAGTTACAGAAGCGATAGAAAAAGCTGTTGAATCTTTGGTATTAGAAGGAATAAAAGATAATGTCTGGGAAGCTGATGCTCCAAAATGGGAAGTGGATAATTTACTGAAAGCTTACGCCGAAGAAACCAAAACTGCCGATGTAACTGGTCTGTATGACAGAGTGCTTGAAAACAGAAGAAGTAAATTTGCCATAGAACTTTCTGGCGGTACTACTTTAATGGATGGAGATTATCGAGATCCGCTATTAAGACCTTTTGGACGCGGAGCTTTAAAATGGATGCTTACTCCAAGTTTTACAGTAAGTGCTTCTACCAATGTGGTAAACCTTGCTAACAAAAATTTGCTTGATGTCGGCTATATTACCTATGATTTGAATATGGAATGGATCATTCTTCCAAAAGACCGTTTTACTCCATATTTATATGCTGGAGGAGGATATGGTATGAATAGGAAATTTGAAAATACCTATGGTAAATTTCAATACGGAGCAGGTTTAGAGTATATGGCATCCGATCGCATAGGAATAAAATTGTTTGCTGAGCAGAATATCAATTTCAGTGACAATCTTGATTATATCGTAGCAGGAACACGTGATGATTACTATTATAAATTCGGCTTAGGACTAACGTTTTATTTCGGCAAAAAGAAAAAGTAATAGGTTGGAAATTTCGAAAATAGAAGACACACGTTTAAATCTTAAAGCAAGCTAATCATGAAGAATTTATACAAAATAATAAATGCAATTTTTTTAGTGGTTTTGATTTCCTGCAGTGAAGAAAAAATTGGAGAATCTGCATATGGAACTGTTACAGGAAAAGTCGTTAACAGCGAAACTTTTGCACCGATGGAAAATGTGAAAATAATGTCTAGCCCAACAACTAGTACAGTATTTACAGATGCCGAAGGAAAGTTTACTGTTTCTAATGTCAAAGTTGGCGAATATTCTTTTCAGGCTCAAAAAGATGGCTTTACAGCAAAATTTGAATCAGTCAACGTGACGGCAAATAATACATCAGAAATTGTTTTTGAATTAAATAAATCTACGGCAAATAACAAACCGCCAACAGTTCCTGTCTTGACAGCTCCTGCGGATAATAGTATAAACCAACCCGTAAATTTAGATTTAACATGGACTGTTACAGATCCAGATAATGATGCAATGACATATACTGTAACACTTAGAAATGATAAAAATAGCGATGTTGCTGTTTTCAATGACATAAAAGATAAAAAGTTGGCAATCACAGATCTGATTTATGGAACAAAATATTATTGGCAAGTTACAGTAAATGATGGGGTAAATACTGCCGTATTAAGTACTATTAGCGCTTTCTCTACCATAGCATTTCCAGCAACAAGAAATTTATTTGTTAAAACTATTAGCGGTAATAATGTGATTTTTGCTGCAGATGATGCAGGCAGACAATACCAATTGACAAGTTCAGATAAAAATAGTTGGCGTCCGAGACGAAACAATCAGGCTCAGAAAATTGCTTTTATAGGAACAAGCGGCTCGCAAAATGATATTTATACCATGAATTTTGACGGGACCGATATTAAAAAAGTAACAAGTTCGGTTTCTATTGCAGGGTTTAATGCCGATTATTTAGGTTACTCTTGGAATGCGTCAGGAAGCGAATTTATTTATCCAAATTTTGATAAGCTATATCGAATAAAAAGTGACGGCAGCGGATTGACAAAAATCTTTCAGACTCCAAATGGTAAGTTTATTTCAGAATGCGATTGGAGTGCAGACGGAAGTAAAATAGCTTTAAAAGTAAATGATATAAATGGTTATAATGTAGAAATATATGTTATAAATCCGTCGGGTGTAATTGTTACGCCTGTACTGGCAGGAGAACTTGGCGCTGTTAGCGGTTTGAATTTTTCTGTTTCTGGACTAAAATTAGTTTATACAAAAGATGTTTCTGGATTCGAGAGTTCAAATTACCGTCAGCTGGATTCTAGAATTTTCGAATATAGTTTTCTTCTTGGAAATTCTTACCAATTGACCACAGAAAAAATAGCAGGAACAAACGATCTGGATGTTCGATATTCTCCAAATGAAGCAGAATTAATTTTTCTAAATACTTCAAATGATGGAATTTCTGTAAAAAATGTAGTGAAATGCGGTATAGGAGTTGCGAATTCGAGAACTACGTTGTTTACAGGATCATCCATGCCCGACTGGGAATAAAAATAAAAAGCCAAGAGCTTCATAACCAATTTTATTTCGGGAAATCGGCAGAAAGTAATCTTCTGCCGATTTTTTTTAGAATCAAATAATCGAATAAGTCAAAGAATTAAAAAAAGGGATTATCTTTGCACCACATCAACACAAACTAATTTTCATGAGTTCAGATTCTAGCAAAAGATATGCACAAAGAGGTGTTTCGGCATCAAAAGAAGACGTACATAACGCTATAAAAAATATTGACAAAGGTTTATTTCCGCAAGCATTCTGTAAAATTGTTTCTGACTATTTAACTCAGGACGATGAGCATTGCCTTATTATGCATGCTGACGGAGCGGGTACAAAGTCATCTTTGGCATACATGTACTGGAAAGAAACTGGAGATCTTTCTGTTTGGAAAGGAATCGCTCAAGATGCGTTAATCATGAATATTGACGATTTATTGTGTGTTGGCGCAACAGATAATATTTTGCTTTCTTCAACTATTGGAAGAAATAAAAACCTGATTCCAGCTGAGGTAATTTCTGCAATTATCAACGGAACAGAAGAATTAATCAACGAATTAAAATCGTTCGGAGTTACTATTCATTCAACTGGTGGAGAAACTGCCGATGTTGGAGATGTAGTTCGTACTATTATTGTAGACTCTACAGTAACAGCTCGTATGAAACGCAGTGATGTTGTAGATAACGCAAACATTAAAGCGGGAGATGTAATCGTTGGTTTGGCTTCTTTCGGACAAGCAACTTATGAGAAAAGCTATAATGGCGGAATGGGAAGTAACGGATTAACTTCTGCACGTCATGACGTTTTCGGGAAATATTTGGCTAAGAAATATCCAGAAAGCTACGATGCGGCAGTTCCAGAAGAATTAATCTATTCAGGACAAGTTAATTTAACAGATGAAGTTGAAAACAGCCCAATCAATGCTGGTCAGTTAGTGCTTTCTCCAACTAGAACATACGCACCAATTATCAAGAAAATTTTAGATAAATATACTCCAAATGATATTCATGGAATGGTACATTGCAGTGGAGGAGCGCAAACTAAAATTTTACATTTTGTCAAAGATTTACACGTTATAAAAGACAATTTGTTTCCGGTACCGCCATTGTTCAAATTAATTCAAGAACAATCAAAAACAGATTGGAAAGAAATGTATCAGGTTTTCAACTGCGGTCACAGAATGGAGCTTTATGTTCCAGAAAATATTGCACAGGATATTATCGAAATTTCGAAATCATTTAATGTTGATGCGCAAATTGTTGGTAGAGTAGAAGCATCTGATTCTAAAAAGCTTACTATCACAAGCGAATACGGAACATTCAATTATTAATTTTTATGTAGAGACGCACTGCAGTGCGTCTCTACAATTATAAAAACTTTACTATGTACGAATTACTTTTTTGGAAATACCTAGACGAAATCTACCTGAACAATCAGGAAGTTTATGAAGCTCTTGTCGAAAAACAAGAAGTTGAAGGTCTGGCTGAACTTCAAGTTGAGGTAATCGTAAACAGAATAAATTCAGTCTTTTCTGAATGGGAAAGAGTGGATGAAAACAGCTGGAAAAACTCAAAAGGGAAAGGTGCATTTCAAGTTGTTACGACACCCCAAAGCATAAAAATTGACTGCTACGGAACAGAAGGAAAAACCATGAATAAACTAGTAGATATCATGGAAGAATTCAAATGTCCGCTTTACGATCCGCAAGTTCCAGAACGTTATGATGAAATGAATGAGTAAATTTTTGTTTCAGGTTTGAAGTTTCAAGTTTTTGGAATTTAAAATTTAAAAAATAGGAATTTTAATTACCCATTCTTCAAAAGTAAATCCTGTTCTTTTCTCATTTTTTCTGTCAATTGATTGACGTATGTTTTTATTTTCTGCGGAAGCGTATTCCAGTTTTGATCTTTTTCAAAGCTTCTGCAATCATCTAAATCGCATTCAACCGCGCGAATAACATATTTTTTGTTTTTATAAACCGTAATAATTTTTACGCGTCTTATATAACCATCTTCATTGCGAGTTCCATAAACAATAATAGGTTCAATATAACCGTCACCATCAATATCTTTTGTACTGCAATATTTTGTCCAGAACCAAATGTTTGTTTCTTTCGGAATAGTATTCTCAAGCAAATCATTAATTCGCCATTTCTCGAGAAACCCGCCGTGATCATTGACTACGCAAATGGCTTGTATTTTGGTATTTAAAGTGTCTTTTTTAGAAACTGTTTTTTGATTTTCGCCCAAAACCAATTCGTAAACACCGCCTTTATCGCTAAATTCAAATGCTTTATAAATTGGGAAATCAGTTACAGCTGTAAGCTCTCTTTCTGAAATTTCTTGTTTGGTCAATTTATAGCTTTCTACTTTTTGAGAAAAAACAAATGTCGAATAAAAGGAAAGTAGAAAGGCAATATATTTTTTCATGTTTACTATATATTTTTAGTACATCAAAGATATTTAAACCTTTTGAGTCCTGCTAAATTTATGTTTTTTAAAAATAGATTTTGTTGTACTTTTCAATATTAAAAAAACAAAGAGGATTTCTAAGAAAAACAATAAAAATGATTAAAACAAATTGCAGTAATTTTCTTCTGGGAGTATTGGTTTTAGTACTTTCTACTAATAATATGGTAGGACAGAAGAAGGCAGGAGAAAAACGAAATTTAATTCAATATGTTGATCCAATGATTGGGACAGCAAAAATGGGACATACTTATCCAGGGGCAACAGTTCCTTTTGGGAGCGTGCAATTAAGCCCAGAAACCGATACCATTGCTTACAGTTTAAATGGAAAATACAATGGAGAAGTTTATAAATACTGCGCGGGATATCAATATGAAGATAAAACGATTGTAGGTTTTAGCCACACACATTTCAGCGGAACGGGACATTCCGATTTAGGTGATTTCTTGATTATGCCAACAACTGGAAAACTGCAATTGAATCCTGGTGTAGCATCAAAACCGTTGTCTGGTTATAGATCAGCATTTTCACATTCGACAGAAAAAGCAGAACCGGCATATTACAGCGTTTTTCTTGAAGACCATAAAATAAAAGCAGAATTGACAGCGACAACGCGCGTTGGAATGCATCAATATACTTTTCCAAAATCTAATGAAGCACATATCATTTTAGATTTGACTTCAGGAATTTACAATTACGATAAAAAAAATGTTTGGACATTTGTTCGTGTAGAAAACGATACTTTAATAACTGGATATCGCCAAACAAACGGATGGGCAAGAACTAGAACAGTTTATTTTGCAATGTCTTTCAATAAACCAATTAAAAGTTACGGACAAGCTGCTCAGGAAAAAAGCGTTTATAGAGGTTTTTGGGGGAGATTCGATCAAACGAAAAACTTTCCAGAAATGGCGGGTCAAAACCTAAAATTGTTTTTTGATTTTGATACGAATGAAGGCGAAAAAATCAAAATCAAAATGGCACTTTCTCCTGTAAGTTCTGCTGGTGCATTAGAAAATATGAAAAAAGAAGTTCCAGATTGGGATTTCGAAAAAGTAAAAAAACAAAGCCAGGACGTTTGGAATAATGAATTGAATAAAGTCCAAGTTGAAACCATTCAAAAAGAAGATTTGGTTAATTTTTATACCGCAATGTATCATGCATTTTTGGGACCAACAGAATACATGGATTTAGATAAAAATTATAAAGGTCTAGACATGAATGTACATAAAGCAGAGAACTTTACTAATTATACAAGTTATTCGTTTTGGGATACGTATCGTGCCTTGCATCCGTTATTTAATATTGTGCAGCCAAAAAGAAATGCCGATATGGTAAGTTCTATGTTAGCGCATTCAGATCAAAG
The Flavobacterium humidisoli DNA segment above includes these coding regions:
- a CDS encoding glutamine synthetase beta-grasp domain-containing protein codes for the protein MAKIKLEYIWLDGYEPTQNLRSKTKVEEHENFKGTLEELGNWSFDGSSTKQAEGGSSDCLLVPVAIYPDPTRINGWLVMSEVMYADGTPHPSNGRATIDDDNDDFWFGFEQEYFIMDTKTQLPLGFPVGGYPAPQGMYYCSVGGKNTHGRKLVEEHADLCIAAGINFEGINQEVACGQWEFQLFAKGAKKAGDEIWVARYLLDRLTEKYGYYIEYHPKPLGDTDWNGSGMHANFSNEVLRTCGDQATYERICEAFRPVTAEHIAVYGAYNDQRLTGKHETASIHDFSYGVSDRGCSIRIPLMTVQKGWKGWLEDRRPASNGDPYKIAARIIKTVKSAL
- a CDS encoding glutamine synthetase III gives rise to the protein MSTLRFQALQQASNRKPVHFEEIGRKSNLFGANVFNEKAMKQYLTSDAFKGVRDAIQHGTKIDRKLADYIAMGMKEWALSKGVTHYTHWFQPLTGTTAEKHDAFFETSYDGSESVEKFGGAQLVQQEPDASSFPNGGIRNTFEARGYTAWDPTSPAFIYGTTLCIPTVFIAYTGEALDNKIPLLRALSAIDEAATEVCKYFDKNVKKVTATLGWEQEYFLIDKALANSRPDLMMTGRTLLGHTSAKGQQLDDHYFGSIPTRALTYMRDLEQECMLLGIPVKTRHNEVAPNQFELAPIFEETNLAVDHNSLLMDVMQKVAERHDFKVLFHEKPFKGVNGSGKHNNWSLATDTGVNLLSPSKTPMSNLQFLTFFINTIKAVNDNETLLRASIATASNDHRLGANEAPPAIMSVFIGAQLTKVLSELESVTTGKLSPEEKTDLKLNVVGKIPDVLLDNTDRNRTSPFAFTGNKFEFRAVGSNSNCSNAMTTLNAIVAKQLIDFKNEVENLIENKDMKKDDAIFNVLREYIKQSKKILFEGDGYSEAWEKEAAKRGLSNFKTTPEAIKAKVSKQALDLFEQLGIFNHVEAEARYEIELEEYTKKIQIEGRVLGDIARNHVIPTAIRYQNTLIDNVKGLKEIFAKEFEALAKEQIVLIKEISGHIEGINSKVLAMTNERKKANQLTDAQKMAEAYCNNVKPYFDEIRNHCDKLELLVDDESWTLTKYRELLFTK
- a CDS encoding curli production assembly/transport protein CsgE; this translates as MTDDTKTKAGKDFYDRYYYKYNEIGINAEKIVTIGEEYSFARNTAISIVIDNEVIYNFLIRPDDEFLDAVAEEAVNATFTYLKEKEKERKYFTQY
- a CDS encoding curli production assembly/transport component CsgF, yielding MKFILTFAVVLCISPFINAQALVYKPVNPAFGGDTFNYQWLLSSAEAQNKQKDKTAVPTTQTDLERFKANLNSQLLSQISSQLYKQQFGTDGIKEGSYTFGSYSVDVFPSSDGLTLNILDTNTGEQTQVIIPNQ
- a CDS encoding CsgG/HfaB family protein, which translates into the protein MRLHHYLFILFGFLFNGCGAYYNQPTGVQKAVLGEGTPATSLLKDLPKPKEPVVVGVYKFRDQTGQYKPQENGSSFSTAVTQGATSILIKALEDSKWFIPIERENIGNLLQERNLIRATRQEYIKNADPNEPQLTPLLYAGVLLEGGIVSYDSNIITGGFGARYFGAGASVKYRQDRVTIYLRMISTSNGKILKSVYISKTILSQAIDESLFRYVNFKRLLEVETGYTTNEPVHMAVTEAIEKAVESLVLEGIKDNVWEADAPKWEVDNLLKAYAEETKTADVTGLYDRVLENRRSKFAIELSGGTTLMDGDYRDPLLRPFGRGALKWMLTPSFTVSASTNVVNLANKNLLDVGYITYDLNMEWIILPKDRFTPYLYAGGGYGMNRKFENTYGKFQYGAGLEYMASDRIGIKLFAEQNINFSDNLDYIVAGTRDDYYYKFGLGLTFYFGKKKK